CCGACTTGGAAACTCCGCCCGAAACAGTTCAGGCCCAATACACGAGTCGTTGGGATATCGAACTGTGCTTTCGCGATATCAAAATAACCATGGAATTGGATTTTATCCGGGCGAAGTCAGCTTCCATGGCCCGCAAACTTTACGGCTTCGGACTCATCGCACATAATCTTATCCGATGGCAAATGCTCCGGGCATGCCGCGGAGCTTCTCCCCGGCAAATCAGCTTTACCGGGGCTCGCGAAGCTCTCAGGCGCTGTTGCGAGCTATTCCGAACACGCACATATGGCGAAAGAGTTCGCCTACAAGCCACTATCGAAGAACTTATCCATGACGAAAAACTCCCCCTCAGGCCAGGACGACACCAGCCCAGAGTGAAGAAAAGAAGACCCAAAAAATTCCAA
The DNA window shown above is from Puniceicoccus vermicola and carries:
- a CDS encoding transposase; the encoded protein is FPKAKDEYRTLWSKPKLSQCPEHIDDAQWQELPQDIEVRYIRSRFERKGFRPVVKVIATTDLETPPETVQAQYTSRWDIELCFRDIKITMELDFIRAKSASMARKLYGFGLIAHNLIRWQMLRACRGASPRQISFTGAREALRRCCELFRTRTYGERVRLQATIEELIHDEKLPLRPGRHQPRVKKRRPKKFQLMTKPRHQMVVSPSRRKK